A genome region from Streptomyces pratensis includes the following:
- a CDS encoding PP2C family protein-serine/threonine phosphatase has protein sequence MARRRGADTYPARWRRSAHRARIALRRSGVDYFRGDGSDWIALAGLLIIIPVITCVTLINPVWCSPTALALPIVAGGLLLRPASLLSLYATAAAALIVESIALGPYAEGPARVTPGTVLVVAACGFFGLVLAQFRARVGVPWRRGGTMLFDLRERIRVQSALPRLPEGWHREMALRPAGGQSFSGDFVVAARTNGGRTLEVVLTDVSGKGMDAGSRALLLSGAFGGLLGSLPPHAFLPAANGYLLRQDWDEGFATSIHLVLDLESGDYELLSAGHPPALQLHAGSGRWEEMAAEGPLLGVYDGAEFDAVKGSLAPGDVLMLFTDGLVEASDRDIADGIDRLTGEADRYVATGFEGAAWHLIEACAKDVNDDRALLLLSRRG, from the coding sequence ATGGCCCGTCGCAGAGGAGCAGACACCTACCCCGCCCGGTGGCGAAGATCAGCCCACCGGGCGCGTATCGCGCTGCGCAGGTCCGGAGTCGACTACTTCCGTGGTGACGGCTCCGACTGGATAGCCCTGGCCGGTCTGCTGATCATCATTCCGGTGATCACCTGCGTCACCCTGATCAACCCGGTCTGGTGCTCACCGACCGCCCTGGCGCTGCCGATCGTCGCGGGTGGCCTGCTGCTGCGGCCGGCCAGCCTGCTGAGTCTCTACGCGACCGCGGCCGCAGCCCTGATCGTGGAGTCCATCGCCCTCGGCCCCTACGCGGAAGGGCCGGCCCGGGTCACGCCGGGCACCGTCCTGGTCGTCGCGGCCTGCGGCTTCTTCGGGCTGGTCCTCGCCCAGTTCCGGGCCAGGGTCGGGGTGCCGTGGCGGCGCGGCGGCACCATGCTCTTCGACCTGCGCGAGCGGATCCGGGTCCAGAGCGCCCTGCCTCGGCTGCCCGAGGGATGGCACCGCGAGATGGCGCTCCGCCCGGCGGGCGGCCAGTCCTTCTCCGGCGACTTCGTCGTCGCCGCCCGTACCAACGGCGGGCGCACCCTGGAAGTCGTGCTCACCGATGTCTCCGGCAAGGGCATGGACGCGGGTTCCCGAGCCCTGCTGCTCTCCGGAGCCTTCGGCGGACTCCTGGGCTCCCTGCCGCCGCACGCCTTCCTGCCCGCCGCCAACGGCTATCTGCTGCGCCAGGACTGGGACGAGGGCTTCGCCACCTCCATCCACCTGGTCCTCGACCTGGAGTCCGGCGACTACGAACTCCTCTCGGCAGGACATCCCCCCGCGCTCCAGTTGCACGCAGGCAGCGGACGGTGGGAGGAGATGGCCGCCGAGGGTCCCCTGCTCGGTGTGTACGACGGGGCGGAGTTCGACGCGGTGAAGGGCTCGCTGGCGCCCGGCGACGTCCTGATGCTCTTCACGGACGGTCTGGTCGAGGCGTCCGACCGGGACATCGCCGACGGCATCGACAGGCTGACCGGTGAGGCCGACCGCTACGTCGCGACGGGCTTCGAGGGCGCGGCCTGGCATCTGATCGAGGCCTGCGCGAAGGACGTCAACGACGACCGCGCGCTCCTGCTGCTGTCACGTCGCGGCTGA
- a CDS encoding GNAT family N-acetyltransferase, which produces MTTEPRVLSASEWDAWLGCPELAFGGVPIAPESRELYAALIEPRRALGHWDGADCVGTAGSYSFRLTVPGGAAVPAAGVTMVSVAATHRRQGLLTSMMRRQLDDVRSWGEPLAVLLASEPGIYGRFGYGAATTETNLRIDTSQVRLALPPGTDGVRVRRSSPVTALDACEAVYARLAEARPGTPVRRPGWERMAVSDPESARKGGSPLQCVLAERDGEVTGYATFHLRPAWDDAGPRGTVAVRDLAALDPASYAALWRFVFGIDLTSVVECRNRPVDDAVLRMVSDVRRCEVRQRDGLYVRLVELGRALEARTYRTPVDVVLEVEDTFCPWNAGRWRLTADSKGAAVCRRTDDEPELALSVSDLGAAYLGGVSLTTLAAAGLVRELRVGALAGAAPAFSSDVQPWCPHGF; this is translated from the coding sequence ATGACCACGGAACCGCGGGTGTTGTCCGCATCGGAATGGGACGCCTGGCTCGGTTGTCCGGAGCTGGCGTTCGGCGGCGTCCCCATCGCCCCGGAGAGCCGCGAGCTGTATGCCGCGCTGATCGAGCCCCGGCGCGCGCTGGGCCACTGGGACGGCGCGGACTGCGTGGGGACGGCCGGTTCCTACAGCTTCCGGCTGACGGTGCCCGGAGGTGCCGCCGTACCGGCCGCGGGGGTCACCATGGTGAGCGTCGCGGCGACGCACCGCAGGCAGGGACTGCTGACGTCGATGATGCGGCGCCAGCTGGACGACGTCCGATCATGGGGCGAGCCGCTCGCGGTCCTGCTGGCTTCGGAGCCCGGCATCTACGGCAGGTTCGGTTACGGAGCGGCGACGACGGAGACGAACCTGCGGATCGACACCTCCCAGGTCCGCCTCGCGCTGCCCCCGGGCACGGACGGGGTGCGCGTGCGCCGGTCGTCCCCGGTGACGGCGCTCGACGCGTGCGAGGCGGTGTACGCGCGACTGGCGGAGGCCCGGCCCGGCACCCCTGTGCGCCGGCCCGGCTGGGAGCGGATGGCCGTGAGCGACCCGGAGAGCGCGAGGAAGGGCGGCTCCCCGCTCCAGTGCGTCCTCGCGGAGCGGGACGGCGAGGTGACGGGGTACGCCACGTTCCACCTGAGGCCCGCCTGGGACGACGCCGGTCCCCGTGGCACGGTTGCGGTCCGTGACCTGGCGGCGCTGGACCCGGCCTCCTACGCGGCGCTGTGGCGCTTCGTGTTCGGGATAGACCTCACGTCGGTGGTCGAGTGCCGCAACCGGCCGGTGGACGACGCCGTGCTGCGGATGGTCTCCGACGTCCGGCGCTGCGAGGTGCGGCAGCGGGACGGGCTGTACGTACGGCTCGTCGAGCTGGGCCGTGCGCTGGAGGCCCGGACCTACAGGACCCCGGTCGACGTGGTGCTGGAGGTGGAGGACACCTTCTGCCCGTGGAACGCGGGGCGTTGGCGGCTGACCGCCGACTCGAAGGGTGCTGCTGTCTGCCGGCGGACGGACGACGAGCCGGAACTGGCTCTGTCCGTATCCGACCTGGGAGCCGCGTACTTGGGCGGTGTGTCGCTGACGACCCTGGCCGCTGCCGGGCTGGTGAGGGAGCTCCGGGTCGGCGCGCTGGCCGGGGCCGCGCCGGCGTTCTCCTCGGACGTGCAGCCCTGGTGCCCGCACGGTTTCTGA
- a CDS encoding biotin transporter BioY has protein sequence MSTAAAPVRSGAVLADLLPAARHRYAVDAALVVGGAALTGIAAQIAVPVPGSPVPVTGQTFAALLIGTALGARRGFLSLALYALVGMAGMPWFSEGTSGPGGASFGYVLGMLLAATVVGGLARRGGDRSVLRTAGTMAVGSLIIYAVGVPYLALSTGMSMSAAVAAGLVPFLIGDALKAALAMGALPASWKLIGRRG, from the coding sequence ATGAGCACTGCTGCCGCCCCCGTCCGTTCCGGAGCGGTCCTCGCCGACCTGCTGCCCGCAGCCCGGCACCGTTACGCCGTGGACGCGGCGCTGGTCGTCGGTGGCGCCGCGCTCACCGGTATCGCGGCCCAGATCGCCGTGCCCGTCCCCGGCTCCCCGGTCCCCGTCACCGGCCAGACCTTCGCCGCGCTGCTCATCGGCACCGCGCTCGGCGCCCGCCGCGGCTTCCTGTCCCTCGCCCTGTACGCGCTCGTCGGCATGGCCGGCATGCCGTGGTTCTCCGAGGGCACCTCAGGCCCGGGCGGCGCGTCGTTCGGCTACGTCCTCGGCATGCTGCTCGCCGCCACGGTCGTCGGCGGCCTCGCGCGTCGGGGCGGTGACCGGTCCGTCCTGCGCACCGCGGGCACGATGGCGGTCGGCTCCCTCATCATCTACGCGGTCGGCGTGCCGTACCTGGCGCTCTCCACGGGCATGTCGATGAGCGCGGCGGTCGCTGCCGGCCTGGTGCCGTTCCTGATCGGTGACGCCCTCAAGGCCGCGCTGGCCATGGGCGCGCTGCCGGCCTCCTGGAAGCTCATCGGGCGTCGCGGCTGA
- a CDS encoding cation:proton antiporter, which yields MGGAFLAAAVLARVGGRIGLPTIPLFILAGILLGPYTPGVVLLDDPHDLEMLSALGLVLLLFYLGLEFHLDDLKTGGRKMALAGGTYLALNVGAGLGFGFALGWGTSEALVLAGVLGISSSAIVTKVLVDLNRIGNPETRPILGIIVVEDVFLALYLAALQPILSGADSLGAAVLDGGKAFGFLLLLALAARFGTKLIGKLMNTKDDELLVISFLGVAVFVAGVSEWFGVADAIGAFMVGLMLGSTTSGGRILKLVHPLRDAFGAIFFFAFGLSINPGDLPSVLWPVLAAVAVTVAMNVFAGMATAKIYAFGPKATANVSTTLLARGEFALILATMAAAAGLDERLSPFIAGYVLVLAVLSPLAAGRSHWLARILPGGRTRDKETEKEAVPV from the coding sequence ATGGGGGGCGCCTTCCTCGCCGCCGCCGTCCTCGCCCGCGTCGGCGGCCGCATCGGGCTGCCGACCATCCCCCTGTTCATTCTCGCCGGGATCCTGCTCGGCCCGTACACCCCCGGGGTCGTCCTCCTCGACGACCCGCATGACCTGGAGATGCTCTCCGCGCTCGGTCTGGTGCTCCTGCTCTTCTACCTCGGCCTCGAGTTCCACCTGGACGACCTGAAGACGGGCGGGCGCAAGATGGCGCTCGCCGGCGGCACCTATCTCGCCCTGAACGTCGGCGCGGGTCTCGGCTTCGGCTTCGCGCTGGGCTGGGGCACCTCGGAGGCCTTGGTGCTGGCGGGTGTGCTCGGCATCTCGTCGTCGGCCATCGTCACGAAGGTCCTGGTGGACCTCAACCGGATCGGTAATCCGGAGACTCGGCCGATCCTCGGCATCATCGTCGTCGAGGACGTCTTCCTCGCCCTCTACCTGGCCGCACTCCAGCCGATCCTGTCCGGTGCGGACAGCCTCGGGGCAGCCGTGCTCGACGGGGGCAAGGCATTCGGCTTCCTGCTGCTGCTCGCCCTGGCGGCCCGGTTCGGCACGAAGCTCATAGGCAAGCTGATGAACACCAAGGACGACGAGCTCCTCGTCATCTCCTTCCTCGGTGTCGCCGTCTTCGTGGCCGGGGTCTCGGAGTGGTTCGGGGTCGCCGACGCGATCGGCGCGTTCATGGTCGGTCTGATGCTGGGCAGCACCACCTCGGGTGGGCGCATCCTGAAGCTGGTGCATCCCCTGCGGGACGCGTTCGGCGCGATCTTCTTCTTCGCCTTCGGACTGTCCATCAACCCCGGCGACCTGCCGAGCGTGCTGTGGCCCGTTCTGGCGGCCGTCGCCGTGACGGTGGCGATGAACGTCTTCGCCGGGATGGCCACGGCCAAGATCTACGCCTTCGGCCCGAAGGCCACGGCGAACGTCTCCACCACCCTGCTGGCGCGCGGTGAGTTCGCACTCATCCTCGCCACGATGGCGGCGGCGGCGGGCCTGGACGAACGGCTCTCCCCGTTCATCGCCGGGTACGTGCTCGTGCTCGCGGTCCTGTCACCGCTGGCGGCCGGCCGCTCGCACTGGCTCGCCCGGATCCTGCCCGGAGGACGCACGCGGGACAAGGAGACCGAGAAAGAGGCGGTCCCGGTCTGA
- a CDS encoding amino acid permease encodes MTSQTTLAGPGQQPGEPGKPDSPDGLQAGLKNRHLSMIAIGGVIGAGLFVGSGAGIAAAGPAILLSYALVGLMVVFVMRMLGEMAVARPSSGSFSAYADQALGRWAGFSIGWLYWFFWVVVLAVEATAGAKILESWVPGVPQWAWALIVMVVLTATNLVSVGSYGEFEFWFAGIKVVAIGAFVVVGLLAVFGILPGSDNAGSGLAHLTDTGGFFPEGPGAILTGVLMVVFSFMGSEIVTLAAGESEDPRRAVSKATNSVIWRIAIFYLGSIFVVLTLLPWNDPSIVEDGSYVAALNVIGIPHAGQVMDVIVLTAVLSCLNSGLYTASRMAFSLGQRGDAPKAFATVNKRGVPRAAILSSVVFGFVAVFFNYQWPDTVFAFLLNSSGAVALFVWLVICFTQLRMRGIILRESPEKLVVRMWLFPYLTWATIAMISFVLVYMLTDDAGREQVLLSLLVAALVVGISLVRDARSRKAKAAAPVE; translated from the coding sequence ATGACGTCGCAGACGACTCTGGCTGGGCCGGGCCAACAGCCCGGCGAGCCGGGTAAGCCGGACTCCCCTGACGGGCTCCAGGCCGGTCTCAAGAACCGTCATCTCTCGATGATCGCCATCGGCGGTGTGATTGGAGCGGGCCTCTTCGTCGGCTCCGGCGCCGGCATCGCCGCCGCGGGACCGGCCATTCTCCTGTCGTACGCGCTGGTCGGCCTGATGGTCGTCTTCGTCATGCGGATGCTCGGCGAGATGGCCGTCGCCCGGCCGAGCTCCGGCTCCTTCTCCGCTTACGCCGACCAGGCACTGGGCCGCTGGGCCGGCTTCTCCATCGGCTGGCTGTACTGGTTCTTCTGGGTCGTGGTGCTCGCCGTCGAGGCCACGGCGGGTGCCAAGATCCTGGAGAGCTGGGTCCCCGGCGTACCGCAGTGGGCGTGGGCCCTGATCGTCATGGTGGTGCTGACGGCGACCAACCTGGTCTCCGTCGGCTCGTACGGCGAGTTCGAGTTCTGGTTCGCCGGGATCAAGGTCGTGGCCATCGGCGCGTTCGTCGTCGTCGGCCTGCTCGCCGTCTTCGGCATCCTGCCGGGTTCGGACAACGCGGGGTCCGGCCTCGCCCACCTCACGGACACCGGCGGGTTCTTCCCCGAGGGGCCGGGAGCCATCCTCACGGGTGTGCTGATGGTCGTGTTCTCCTTCATGGGCAGCGAGATCGTGACGCTGGCGGCCGGTGAGTCCGAGGACCCGCGGCGCGCCGTCTCCAAGGCGACCAACAGCGTGATCTGGCGTATCGCCATCTTCTACCTGGGCTCGATCTTCGTCGTCCTCACCCTGCTGCCGTGGAACGACCCCTCGATCGTCGAGGACGGTTCGTACGTCGCGGCGCTCAACGTCATCGGCATCCCGCACGCCGGCCAGGTCATGGACGTCATCGTGCTGACGGCCGTGCTCTCCTGTCTCAACTCCGGCCTCTACACGGCCTCGCGCATGGCCTTCTCGCTCGGACAGCGGGGAGACGCGCCCAAGGCGTTCGCCACGGTGAACAAGCGGGGCGTACCGCGGGCGGCGATCCTCTCGTCCGTCGTGTTCGGCTTCGTGGCCGTGTTCTTCAACTACCAGTGGCCCGACACGGTGTTCGCGTTCCTGCTGAACTCCTCCGGCGCGGTCGCCCTGTTCGTGTGGCTGGTGATCTGCTTCACCCAGCTGCGGATGCGCGGCATCATCCTGCGTGAGTCGCCCGAGAAGCTCGTCGTACGGATGTGGCTCTTCCCGTACCTGACCTGGGCGACGATCGCGATGATCTCCTTCGTCCTCGTCTACATGCTGACCGACGACGCCGGGCGCGAGCAGGTGCTGCTCTCCCTGCTGGTCGCCGCCCTGGTCGTGGGCATCTCGCTGGTGCGCGACGCCCGCAGCCGGAAGGCGAAGGCGGCGGCACCGGTCGAGTGA
- a CDS encoding FAD-binding oxidoreductase, which produces MTATVDSFQTGFTIGPDLLVEATGAADVITAVRDAAARGLPVAVHATGHGLPGPVEGGVLISTRRMDTVRIDPVRRTAHIGAGATWGGVIAAAAPHGLAPLNGSAPAVGAVSYTLGGGLGILAREFGYAADQVRSLDVVTADAVLRHVTPDSEPDLFWGLRGGGHRLGVVAGLETGLVAVERLYGGSLAFDGDTAPEVLRSYLEWTRTVPETCTSSVAALRYPDMPQLPEPLRGRYVVSVRVAYTGPAADGEALVAPLRAAGAALSDSLREMPYTESHTIHSDPPFPHAYYGEGLMLRDLDAGAAARVLGLTGPKAPMTTVVQLNHLGGALTARPAHDSAVPHRDAGFLLRLLSPLDGTDVTAVRALYAEVAGETAPYVLGRSLNFSFGGGDRTEDLHDPRTRERLAGLVSRHDPASLFGGAYGVSRDAR; this is translated from the coding sequence ATGACCGCCACAGTCGACAGCTTCCAGACCGGCTTCACCATCGGCCCCGACCTCCTGGTGGAGGCCACGGGTGCCGCCGACGTCATCACCGCGGTGCGGGACGCCGCCGCGCGCGGTCTGCCCGTCGCCGTCCACGCGACCGGACACGGGCTGCCCGGCCCCGTCGAGGGCGGAGTGCTGATCAGCACGCGCCGGATGGACACCGTGCGGATCGACCCGGTGCGCCGCACCGCGCACATCGGGGCGGGCGCGACCTGGGGCGGGGTCATCGCGGCGGCGGCCCCGCACGGGCTCGCCCCGCTGAACGGCTCAGCGCCCGCTGTGGGGGCCGTCTCCTACACCCTGGGCGGCGGGCTCGGCATCCTGGCCCGGGAGTTCGGCTACGCCGCCGACCAGGTCCGTTCGCTGGACGTCGTGACCGCCGACGCTGTCCTGCGCCATGTCACCCCGGACAGCGAGCCGGACCTCTTCTGGGGACTGCGGGGAGGCGGGCACCGGCTGGGCGTCGTGGCGGGTCTGGAGACCGGCCTGGTGGCCGTGGAACGGCTGTACGGCGGCTCCCTGGCCTTCGACGGGGACACGGCCCCGGAGGTGCTGCGGAGCTACCTGGAGTGGACGCGGACCGTACCGGAGACCTGCACCTCCTCGGTGGCGGCCCTGCGCTATCCCGACATGCCGCAGCTGCCGGAGCCGCTGCGGGGCCGGTACGTCGTATCGGTGCGCGTCGCGTACACCGGGCCGGCCGCGGACGGCGAGGCGCTGGTGGCGCCGCTGCGGGCGGCCGGGGCCGCGCTGTCGGACTCGCTGCGGGAGATGCCGTACACCGAGAGCCACACCATCCACAGCGATCCGCCGTTCCCGCACGCCTATTACGGCGAGGGCCTGATGCTCCGCGACCTGGACGCCGGGGCCGCCGCGCGGGTGCTGGGGCTGACCGGGCCGAAGGCCCCCATGACGACGGTGGTCCAGCTCAACCACCTGGGCGGCGCGCTGACCGCGCGGCCCGCCCACGACAGCGCCGTGCCCCACCGGGACGCGGGCTTCCTGCTGCGGTTGCTGTCACCTCTGGACGGTACGGACGTGACTGCGGTACGGGCGCTGTACGCGGAGGTGGCCGGGGAGACGGCGCCGTACGTCCTGGGCCGCTCGCTGAACTTCTCCTTCGGCGGCGGGGACCGCACGGAGGATCTCCATGACCCCCGGACACGCGAGAGGCTCGCCGGTCTGGTGTCGCGACACGACCCGGCGAGCCTCTTCGGTGGTGCCTACGGCGTCAGCCGCGACGCCCGATGA
- a CDS encoding Fpg/Nei family DNA glycosylase yields the protein MPEGHTIHRLAADHQERFAGRPVSVSSPQGKFSDSAALLDGRTFTGVDAHGKHLFLGFEGSVWVHIHLGLFGKLGFGTVPAPPPTDTVRLRLLNDAHHADLRGPTTCALITGPEKRAIHDRLGPDPLRADEDGERAWQRISRSRVTVAALLMDQKVVAGVGNVYRAEVLFRHGIDPYRPGRDLTRGEWDAVWADLGVLMREGVRNNRIDTVRPEHLPEVMGRPPRVDDHGGEVYVYRRARQACHICGTEIRTADLAARNLFWCPACQPSVAGR from the coding sequence GTGCCCGAGGGGCATACGATCCACCGCCTCGCCGCCGACCACCAGGAGCGCTTCGCGGGCCGCCCGGTGAGCGTGAGCAGCCCCCAGGGCAAGTTCTCCGACAGCGCGGCGCTGCTGGACGGCCGGACCTTCACCGGTGTCGACGCCCACGGCAAGCACCTCTTCCTGGGCTTCGAGGGCTCGGTCTGGGTCCACATCCACCTCGGCCTCTTCGGGAAGCTCGGCTTCGGTACGGTTCCGGCGCCGCCGCCCACCGACACGGTCCGGCTGCGCCTGCTCAACGACGCCCACCACGCCGATCTGCGCGGCCCCACCACCTGCGCCCTGATCACGGGCCCCGAGAAGCGCGCTATACACGACCGGCTCGGCCCGGACCCGCTGCGCGCCGACGAGGACGGCGAGCGGGCCTGGCAGCGGATCTCCCGCAGCCGCGTCACGGTCGCCGCCCTGCTTATGGACCAGAAGGTCGTCGCAGGCGTCGGCAACGTCTACCGCGCCGAGGTCCTCTTCCGCCACGGCATCGACCCGTACCGCCCGGGCAGGGACCTCACGCGGGGCGAGTGGGACGCCGTCTGGGCCGACCTCGGCGTCCTGATGCGTGAGGGCGTGCGGAACAACCGCATCGACACCGTCCGCCCGGAGCACCTGCCCGAGGTCATGGGCAGGCCCCCGAGGGTCGACGACCACGGCGGCGAGGTGTACGTCTACCGCCGGGCCAGGCAGGCCTGCCACATCTGCGGCACCGAGATCCGCACGGCGGACCTGGCGGCCCGTAACCTCTTCTGGTGTCCGGCCTGCCAGCCGTCCGTGGCGGGCCGCTAG
- a CDS encoding amino acid permease gives MHDAPPTHSPVPSEPLAHGLKQRHLTMLGLGGVIGAGLFVGSGAGIAVAGPAVVVSYLIAGTLAMLVMRMLGEMSAAMPASGSFSVHAERALGRWAGFSVGWLYWFMLVVVLAVEATAAAQIAHAWVPAVDQWLWVLLFMVVFTVANLTAVKNFGEFEFWFAALKVAAIVVFLTLGLLAVLGVLPDTDPVGLTNLTGQGGFVPNGWDGVVSGVLTVVFAFGGLEVVTIAAAETDDPARAVGRAVRSAVVRILFFYVGSMLVIVTVLPWTAQQAGLSPYVKVLDSMGVPSAGQIMNIVVFVALLSALNANLYGSSRMIFSLAERGEAPRGLLKVSGGQGGGVPRRAVLASVAFGFVSVLLNLEWPDTVFLYMLNSVGAVLLFVWGLIAASQLRLRRRLEREAPGALTLRMWCFPHLTWVTLAGLLAVLLLMLTDDAARPQVLWSAGATGLVLLVAAVRELRARP, from the coding sequence ATGCACGACGCGCCCCCCACGCACTCCCCCGTACCGTCCGAGCCCCTCGCGCACGGCCTGAAGCAACGCCATCTGACGATGCTGGGTCTGGGCGGGGTGATCGGTGCCGGTCTCTTCGTCGGCTCGGGCGCCGGGATCGCCGTCGCCGGGCCGGCCGTCGTCGTCTCGTACCTGATCGCGGGCACGCTCGCGATGCTGGTGATGCGGATGCTCGGCGAGATGTCCGCGGCGATGCCCGCGTCGGGGTCCTTCTCCGTCCACGCGGAACGCGCGCTGGGCCGCTGGGCCGGCTTCAGCGTGGGCTGGCTCTACTGGTTCATGCTGGTGGTGGTGCTCGCCGTCGAGGCGACGGCGGCCGCGCAGATCGCTCACGCGTGGGTGCCCGCGGTGGACCAGTGGCTCTGGGTGCTGCTGTTCATGGTGGTGTTCACCGTGGCCAACCTGACGGCCGTGAAGAACTTCGGCGAGTTCGAGTTCTGGTTCGCCGCGCTGAAGGTGGCCGCGATCGTGGTCTTCCTCACCCTCGGCCTGCTGGCCGTCCTCGGCGTCCTCCCCGACACCGATCCGGTGGGACTGACCAACCTCACCGGCCAGGGCGGCTTCGTGCCGAACGGCTGGGACGGTGTCGTCTCCGGCGTGCTCACTGTGGTGTTCGCCTTCGGCGGCCTGGAGGTCGTGACGATCGCGGCGGCCGAGACCGACGATCCGGCCCGCGCCGTGGGGCGCGCGGTACGCAGCGCGGTGGTGCGCATCCTCTTCTTCTACGTCGGTTCGATGCTGGTGATCGTGACCGTCCTCCCGTGGACGGCGCAGCAGGCGGGTCTCAGCCCGTACGTGAAGGTCCTGGACTCGATGGGGGTGCCGTCGGCGGGGCAGATCATGAACATCGTGGTGTTCGTGGCACTGCTCTCGGCACTCAACGCCAATCTCTACGGCTCGTCCCGGATGATCTTCTCCCTGGCCGAGCGCGGCGAGGCGCCGCGCGGGCTGCTGAAGGTGTCGGGCGGGCAGGGCGGCGGGGTTCCCCGTCGGGCGGTGCTGGCCTCGGTGGCCTTCGGCTTCGTCTCCGTACTGCTCAATCTCGAGTGGCCCGACACCGTCTTCCTCTACATGCTCAACTCGGTCGGGGCGGTCCTGCTGTTCGTCTGGGGCCTGATCGCCGCCTCGCAGCTGCGGCTGCGGCGCCGGCTCGAACGGGAGGCGCCTGGCGCGCTGACGCTGCGGATGTGGTGCTTCCCTCATCTCACCTGGGTGACCCTGGCCGGTCTGCTGGCCGTCCTGCTGCTGATGCTCACCGATGACGCGGCCCGTCCGCAGGTGCTGTGGTCGGCGGGCGCGACCGGCCTCGTGCTGCTCGTCGCGGCGGTGCGGGAGCTGCGCGCGCGGCCGTAG
- a CDS encoding amino acid permease has product MSRTSAPPPTDAAAPAADSALSHGLKQRHLSMIALGGVIGAGLFVGSGAGIAAAGPSIVVAYGISGLLVMFVMRMLGEMSAANPASGSFSVHAERAIGPWAGFTAGWSFWVLLCVAVGLEGIGAAQIVTGWLPGTPEWAWVALFMVIFLGTNLAAVKNFGEFEFWFAALKVIAITLFLVLGLLAILGVLPGTDSPGTSNLTGDGGFMPNGSEGLIIGLLASVFAYGGLETVTIAAAESENPVQGVAKAVRTAMWRIAVFYIGSMAVIVTLVPWDDPEVAEVGPFYAMLDNLGISGAAEIMNVVILIALLSAMNANIYGSSRMARSLVARGQGPKVLGRISPSGVPRNAVLASSVFGFLCVLLSYWRPDDVFPWLLNMIGAVILVVWIFIAVSQLILRRRTEREAPDRLVVRMWFFPVLTIVALAAMAGIFVLMLRQPDTRDQLLATGVLTALLIGIGLVRQKRAERGTAARD; this is encoded by the coding sequence ATGTCCCGGACCTCCGCGCCGCCCCCCACGGACGCCGCCGCCCCCGCTGCCGACTCCGCACTCTCCCATGGACTGAAGCAGCGCCACCTGTCGATGATCGCCCTCGGCGGTGTGATCGGGGCCGGGCTGTTCGTCGGCTCGGGTGCGGGCATCGCCGCGGCCGGTCCCTCGATCGTCGTCGCCTACGGCATCTCCGGACTGCTGGTCATGTTCGTGATGCGGATGCTCGGCGAGATGTCGGCGGCCAACCCCGCCTCCGGCTCCTTCTCCGTCCACGCGGAGCGCGCGATCGGGCCGTGGGCGGGCTTCACCGCCGGGTGGTCGTTCTGGGTGCTGCTCTGCGTCGCGGTCGGCCTGGAGGGCATCGGCGCCGCGCAGATCGTCACCGGCTGGCTCCCCGGTACGCCGGAGTGGGCCTGGGTCGCCCTGTTCATGGTGATCTTCCTCGGCACGAATCTCGCGGCCGTCAAGAACTTCGGTGAGTTCGAGTTCTGGTTCGCGGCGCTCAAGGTCATCGCGATCACCCTGTTCCTGGTGCTGGGACTCCTCGCGATCCTGGGCGTGCTGCCCGGCACGGACTCCCCCGGGACCTCGAATCTGACCGGGGACGGCGGTTTCATGCCGAACGGCTCCGAAGGCCTCATCATCGGTCTGCTCGCCTCGGTCTTCGCGTACGGCGGTCTGGAGACCGTCACCATCGCGGCCGCCGAGTCCGAGAACCCCGTACAGGGCGTCGCCAAGGCGGTGCGTACGGCGATGTGGCGCATCGCGGTCTTCTACATCGGTTCGATGGCGGTCATCGTGACCCTCGTGCCGTGGGACGACCCCGAGGTCGCCGAGGTCGGCCCCTTCTACGCGATGCTCGACAACCTCGGCATCAGCGGCGCCGCCGAGATCATGAACGTGGTCATCCTGATCGCCCTCCTCTCCGCGATGAACGCCAACATCTACGGCTCCTCGCGCATGGCCCGCTCCCTCGTGGCCCGTGGCCAGGGCCCGAAGGTGCTCGGCAGGATCTCCCCCTCGGGCGTCCCCCGGAACGCCGTGCTCGCCTCCTCCGTCTTCGGCTTCCTCTGCGTGCTGCTCAGCTACTGGCGCCCCGACGACGTCTTCCCGTGGCTCCTCAACATGATCGGCGCGGTGATCCTGGTCGTCTGGATCTTCATCGCCGTCTCCCAGCTCATCCTCCGCAGGCGGACGGAGCGCGAGGCCCCCGACCGGCTCGTCGTCCGGATGTGGTTCTTCCCGGTCCTGACGATCGTGGCGCTGGCGGCCATGGCGGGCATCTTCGTCCTGATGCTGCGGCAGCCCGACACGCGGGACCAGCTGCTGGCGACCGGTGTGCTGACCGCGCTGCTGATCGGGATCGGCCTGGTACGGCAGAAGCGCGCGGAGCGCGGTACGGCCGCCCGGGACTGA